The Takifugu flavidus isolate HTHZ2018 chromosome 17, ASM371156v2, whole genome shotgun sequence genome contains a region encoding:
- the LOC130514123 gene encoding arylamine N-acetyltransferase, pineal gland isozyme NAT-10-like, whose protein sequence is MSQVNMNVQKYLTRIGFSGPTEPTLEVLGSLHSSHLHSVPFENLTIHSGGRVHLDLPVLYEKIVNQNRGGFCYEVNGLFSWLLRQLGFQVTVLSAQVKSRMTGFYGPPFDHMILMVVIDGKRWLCDVGFGVPVFPTPLSLDTGDLQEKGHRVYRLRSTDGMTFLEWQQEENRGTDGDWVEIYKFTLEPRCFQDFFQMCQYHQTSPCSLFFCKSLCMLFKSNSKVSYIGRRLTTTKFPDGPVGEVEITTRELKDEEVPGILVETFGIVLKSPLIVKDEGITPPEVFY, encoded by the coding sequence ATGTCTCAGGTTAACATGAATGTCCAGAAGTATCTGACGCGCATCGGATTCTCTGGTCCGACCGAGCCGACCTTGGAAGTTCTCGGGTCGCTGCACAGCTCTCACCTGCACTCGGTGCCCTTTGAGAACCTGACTATACACAGCGGCGGACGCGTCCACCTGGACCTTCCGGTCCTGTACGAGAAGATCGTCAACCAGAACCGAGGCGGGTTCTGCTATGAAGTCAACGGGCTCTTCTCATGGCTACTCCGCCAGCTGGGCTTCCAGGTGACCGTGCTCTCGGCCCAGGTCAAGAGCAGGATGACGGGTTTTTACGGGCCACCTTTTGATCACATGATCCTCATGGTCGTTATAGACGGGAAACGCTGGCTGTGTGACGTAGGTTTCGGAGTTCCAGTCTTCCCGACCCCTCTAAGTTTGGATACGGGGGACCTTCAAGAGAAGGGCCACAGGGTTTATCGGCTGAGGAGCACCGATGGGATGACCTTTTTGGAGTGgcagcaggaggaaaacagGGGCACAGACGGAGACTGGGTCGAGATCTACAAGTTCACACTAGAACCTCGGTGTTTCCAggatttttttcaaatgtgccAGTACCACCAGACTTCACCGTGTTCCCTCTTCTTTTGCAAGTCTCTCTGCATGTTGTTCAAGTCAAACTCAAAAGTGTCATACATCGGCCGAAGACTGACAACCACCAAATTCCCAGATGGCCCAGTCGGAGAGGTGGAAATAACAACCCGAGAGCTCAAAGACGAAGAAGTTCCTGGAATACTAGTAGAGACATTTGGAATTGTCCTCAAATCTCCTCTCATAGTAAAGGATGAGGGAATCACACCCCCTGAAGTCTTTTACTGA